The following are encoded together in the Terriglobia bacterium genome:
- a CDS encoding MFS transporter has protein sequence MPNPPISLDTRRNIVIFGSVSFFTDTASEMAYWILPAFLTSLGAGPAALGLIEGIAESVAALGKLFSGYLTDVVPRRKPLVVFGYVLANAVKPLLAVSTQWWHVLLIRFTDRTAKGIRGTPRDVLAAESVDRKQVGSAYGLLQSMDSAGAIAGPLIAWLVLSRLGGMRTVFWIAAIPGLVAMLVVLFVREPKRAAVEQGPSPPFWRAAHLPFRFYYMLAAVLIFSLGNSSDMFLVLRAQQIGIRPGLAPLLGLTFNVTYTLGSWPAGWLSDRRSKPVIAGLGYLVFAATYFTFAAAPGKAAVWGMMALYGMYYALTSPVLRAMVVETVAPEARGRAFGLFYFTTSVSTLLSSLITGELWKHYGAALPFLLSASLAVMAAVMLLAVRKAPERRQDAFLGPVVQS, from the coding sequence ATGCCCAACCCGCCAATATCGCTGGACACGCGCCGCAACATTGTCATCTTCGGCTCGGTGTCGTTCTTTACCGATACCGCCAGTGAAATGGCGTACTGGATTCTGCCGGCGTTTCTCACTTCGCTGGGCGCTGGTCCGGCCGCTCTGGGGCTGATTGAAGGCATCGCGGAAAGCGTGGCGGCGCTGGGCAAGCTGTTCTCCGGCTATCTGACGGACGTTGTTCCGCGCCGCAAGCCGCTGGTGGTTTTTGGTTACGTGCTGGCGAATGCCGTTAAACCATTGTTGGCCGTAAGCACCCAATGGTGGCATGTTCTGCTGATCCGCTTTACTGACCGCACGGCCAAAGGCATCCGCGGCACACCACGCGACGTGCTGGCGGCCGAGTCGGTGGACCGCAAGCAAGTCGGCAGCGCCTATGGCTTGTTGCAATCCATGGACTCAGCCGGAGCCATAGCCGGGCCGCTCATCGCCTGGCTGGTTCTCTCGCGCCTGGGCGGAATGCGCACGGTCTTCTGGATCGCCGCGATTCCGGGGCTCGTCGCCATGCTCGTGGTGCTCTTTGTGCGTGAGCCCAAGCGCGCCGCGGTTGAGCAAGGGCCTTCTCCTCCGTTTTGGCGGGCGGCCCATCTGCCTTTTCGCTTCTATTACATGCTGGCAGCGGTCCTGATCTTTTCGCTGGGAAACTCCAGCGACATGTTTCTGGTCCTGCGCGCACAGCAAATCGGCATAAGACCCGGGCTGGCGCCGTTGCTGGGCCTGACTTTCAACGTAACCTACACCCTTGGGTCCTGGCCGGCGGGCTGGCTCAGCGACCGCCGTTCCAAACCGGTGATTGCCGGTCTGGGGTACCTGGTCTTCGCGGCGACGTATTTCACGTTTGCAGCCGCCCCGGGCAAGGCCGCGGTCTGGGGCATGATGGCGCTCTATGGAATGTACTATGCGCTGACCAGTCCGGTGCTGCGCGCGATGGTGGTGGAAACGGTGGCTCCGGAAGCGCGTGGCCGTGCCTTTGGACTGTTCTATTTCACCACCAGCGTGAGCACGCTTCTCTCCAGCCTGATCACCGGTGAATTGTGGAAACACTACGGAGCAGCTCTGCCATTTTTGCTCTCTGCATCGCTTGCGGTGATGGCTGCGGTGATGTTGCTGGCCGTCAGGAAGGCCCCCGAACGACGGCAAGATGCATTTCTTGGTCCAGTTGTTCAGAGCTGA
- the hisS gene encoding histidine--tRNA ligase: MASLIKAVRGTRDILPPDTALWQHVEQACRHIFHLYDFHEIRTPVFEDTQLFARGVGEETDIVSKEMFTWEDKPRAQSEKAQSLTLRPENTAGVVRAYIEHKMGDTGKLQKLYYMGPQFRRERPQKGRYRQFYQIGAEVLGPVPSGSESPARDAEIIAMLAHLLREVGIKEWTLLLNSVGTSEDRATYNVALREALAGVKDKMCADCQRRAETNPLRVLDCKVPEDQPIIDALPKISAYLGDASREHFNEVKKILNHVGIKYHVNERMVRGLDYYTRTTFEFTHGGLGAQSALLGGGRYDGLSEALGGPKAPGIGFALGLDRFVLALQAEETVGIPDQRPVVYVAPLGEGMNAEAAVIARDLRKHRIAAELGDETFRAKKSFEAAERAGAKYILFVGENEAASGQFALKNLATGEQDSVARGEIAAFLSRA; this comes from the coding sequence ATGGCTTCTCTCATCAAAGCGGTGCGCGGCACGCGCGACATTTTGCCGCCGGATACGGCCCTGTGGCAGCACGTGGAACAGGCCTGCCGCCACATATTCCATCTCTACGACTTCCATGAGATTCGCACGCCGGTATTTGAAGACACGCAGTTGTTTGCACGCGGCGTGGGCGAAGAGACGGACATCGTTTCCAAAGAAATGTTCACCTGGGAAGACAAACCGCGCGCGCAAAGCGAGAAAGCGCAGTCGCTGACGCTGCGTCCGGAGAACACCGCCGGCGTGGTGCGGGCTTACATCGAACACAAAATGGGCGACACCGGGAAGCTGCAGAAGCTTTATTACATGGGCCCGCAGTTTAGGCGCGAGCGTCCGCAGAAAGGCCGCTACCGCCAGTTTTACCAGATTGGAGCGGAAGTGCTTGGACCCGTTCCTTCAGGAAGCGAATCGCCGGCGCGCGACGCCGAGATCATCGCCATGCTGGCGCACTTGCTCCGCGAAGTGGGAATCAAAGAGTGGACTCTGCTGCTCAACTCCGTGGGTACCTCCGAAGACCGCGCCACTTACAACGTGGCGCTGCGCGAGGCCCTGGCCGGCGTGAAAGACAAGATGTGCGCTGACTGCCAGCGCCGCGCGGAGACCAATCCGCTGCGCGTGCTCGATTGCAAAGTCCCGGAAGACCAGCCCATCATTGACGCGCTGCCGAAAATTTCCGCCTACCTGGGTGACGCCAGCCGCGAGCACTTCAACGAAGTAAAGAAAATCCTCAACCACGTGGGCATCAAGTACCACGTGAATGAGCGCATGGTGCGCGGCCTGGACTACTACACGCGCACCACGTTTGAATTTACCCACGGCGGGCTGGGCGCGCAGAGCGCGCTGCTGGGCGGCGGACGCTATGACGGCCTGTCCGAAGCGCTGGGCGGACCGAAGGCGCCGGGCATCGGTTTTGCTCTGGGGCTTGACCGCTTTGTGCTGGCGCTGCAGGCGGAAGAAACCGTAGGCATCCCCGACCAACGCCCCGTGGTTTACGTGGCGCCGTTGGGAGAGGGCATGAACGCTGAAGCCGCGGTGATCGCGCGCGACCTGCGCAAACACAGAATCGCCGCCGAGTTGGGCGACGAGACTTTTCGTGCCAAGAAATCCTTCGAAGCAGCCGAGCGCGCTGGAGCGAAATATATTCTGTTCGTCGGCGAAAATGAAGCTGCTTCCGGCCAGTTCGCGCTCAAGAACCTGGCGACGGGCGAGCAGGATAGCGTGGCCAGGGGGGAGATTGCTGCTTTTTTGTCCCGAGCGTAA
- the guaB gene encoding IMP dehydrogenase: MIHFPVPEALTFDDVLLLPAHSDVVPADVNMQTQLSRNIRLNIPIISAAMDTVTESRLAIAIAQQGGLGIVHRNLSIEVQADEVDKVKRSESGMIMDPITLSPEHRIGDALDLMRRYKISGVPVTKNKKLVGILTNRDLRFETRTDVPISQVMTKENLITVPVGTTLEDAEKILHEHRVEKLLVVDDKYNLKGLITVKDIQKKLKYPNAAKDEHGRLRVGAAIGATGDYLERAQEMVKAKVDVLAIDSAHGHTTRVLDAIKTIKSKIPEVDLLAGNVGTHEGACAVIKAGADAVKVGIGPGSICTTRIVTGAGVPQITAIAEAARACRDAQVPVIADGGIKYSGDITKAIAAGASVVMIGSLFAGTDESPGETILYQGRSFKSYRGMGCVAAMAEGSSERYSQTLDDSSASGMEDSDGGNRLNKLVPEGIEGRVPYRGTLAAMVYQLVGGVRSGMGYCGTHSIPELQQKAKFIRISGAGLRESHVHDVMITRESPNYRIE, translated from the coding sequence ATGATTCATTTTCCCGTGCCTGAGGCCTTGACCTTTGATGACGTATTGCTTTTGCCTGCGCATTCTGATGTGGTTCCGGCGGACGTCAACATGCAGACGCAGCTTTCGCGCAACATTCGCCTGAACATTCCCATCATCAGCGCGGCCATGGACACGGTGACCGAATCGCGCCTGGCCATTGCCATTGCACAGCAAGGCGGGCTGGGAATTGTCCACCGCAATCTCTCCATTGAAGTGCAGGCGGACGAAGTGGACAAGGTCAAACGCTCCGAAAGCGGCATGATCATGGACCCCATTACGCTTTCTCCAGAGCACCGGATCGGTGACGCCCTGGACCTGATGCGCCGCTACAAGATTTCCGGTGTCCCCGTCACCAAGAACAAAAAGCTTGTCGGCATCCTCACCAATCGCGACCTCCGCTTTGAAACCCGCACCGATGTTCCCATCAGCCAGGTCATGACCAAGGAAAACCTGATCACCGTGCCGGTGGGTACTACGCTGGAAGACGCGGAAAAAATCCTGCATGAACATCGCGTGGAAAAACTTCTGGTGGTGGATGACAAGTACAACCTGAAAGGCCTGATTACGGTCAAGGACATCCAGAAGAAACTCAAATATCCCAACGCCGCCAAAGACGAGCATGGACGCCTGCGCGTGGGCGCGGCCATCGGCGCGACGGGCGACTACCTGGAACGCGCGCAGGAAATGGTGAAAGCCAAGGTTGACGTGCTGGCCATTGACAGCGCGCACGGCCACACCACGCGCGTGCTGGACGCCATCAAGACCATCAAGTCCAAGATCCCTGAAGTTGATCTGCTGGCCGGCAACGTGGGCACGCATGAAGGCGCGTGCGCCGTGATCAAAGCCGGGGCCGACGCGGTGAAGGTGGGCATTGGGCCGGGATCGATCTGTACCACGCGCATTGTGACCGGGGCCGGCGTGCCGCAAATCACGGCCATTGCTGAAGCCGCCCGCGCTTGCCGTGATGCCCAAGTGCCGGTGATTGCCGATGGCGGCATCAAGTATTCCGGCGACATCACCAAGGCCATCGCTGCCGGCGCCAGCGTGGTGATGATCGGCTCGCTCTTTGCCGGAACCGATGAAAGTCCGGGTGAAACCATCCTTTATCAGGGACGCTCCTTCAAGTCCTACCGCGGCATGGGCTGCGTGGCGGCGATGGCCGAGGGTTCCAGCGAGCGCTATTCGCAGACGCTGGATGATTCCTCCGCCAGCGGCATGGAAGACAGCGACGGCGGCAATCGCCTGAACAAACTGGTGCCTGAAGGCATTGAAGGCCGCGTGCCGTATCGCGGAACGCTGGCCGCCATGGTGTACCAACTGGTGGGCGGTGTGCGCTCCGGCATGGGCTATTGCGGCACGCACTCTATTCCTGAACTGCAGCAGAAAGCCAAGTTTATCCGCATCAGCGGCGCTGGACTGCGAGAGAGCCACGTGCATGATGTCATGATCACGCGTGAATCTCCCAACTACCGGATTGAGTAA
- the aspS gene encoding aspartate--tRNA ligase: protein MCGELRAENAGQQVVLMGWVNRRRDLGNVIFIDVRDRTGLTQLVFDKSDNSALHQKASELRSEYVIAAIGTVRKREERTINRHIPTGEIEVVVTELKLLNESKLPPFLPGDPALANEEMRLKYRYIDLRREPMQHNIELRHKVALAIREYLSSKGFFEIETPFMTRSTPEGARDYLVPSRVYPGEFYALPQSPQLFKQILMISGFDKYFQIVRCFRDEDLRADRQPEFTQIDLEMSFPQMDRVFEVVEGFLQAAFKVAGFEIKPPFPRTTYDEAIRNYGIDKPDLRLPKLTDVRTAFAPEQLQTLQLNPELPVVAIRIPKIGELSRKERDDNRPLFGERKEARLLDDIKRLEKSFPEAVAKLREMCGAQAEDLLVLVGGPLTSEKTGLRPDYGVFTAAGAFRVELARKYADRHMAFRQGGFHFTWVTDFPMFEYDEAEKRWNPAHHPFTSPHERDMDKLESDPGSVRALAYDIVLNGTELGSGSIRIHRQDIQKQIFHALGMSDEEAKSRFGFFLEALEYGTPPHGGIALGLDRIVMILAGAESLREVIPFPKTAKAVDLMVDAPTPVSEAQLKELGIKIR, encoded by the coding sequence ATGTGCGGAGAGCTGCGCGCGGAAAACGCCGGGCAGCAAGTGGTGTTGATGGGCTGGGTCAACCGCCGTCGCGACCTGGGCAACGTCATCTTTATTGATGTGCGCGACCGCACCGGGCTCACCCAGTTGGTCTTTGACAAGAGCGACAACTCGGCGCTGCACCAGAAGGCGAGCGAACTGCGGTCAGAGTACGTGATTGCCGCCATCGGCACGGTGCGCAAGCGCGAGGAGCGGACCATCAACCGCCACATCCCTACGGGCGAAATTGAAGTGGTGGTGACCGAGCTGAAGCTGCTGAATGAATCCAAGCTGCCGCCGTTCCTGCCCGGCGATCCGGCGCTGGCCAACGAAGAGATGCGGCTTAAGTACCGCTACATTGATTTGCGGCGCGAGCCCATGCAACACAACATTGAGCTGCGCCACAAGGTCGCGCTGGCGATTCGCGAATACCTTTCCAGCAAGGGATTCTTTGAAATTGAAACGCCGTTCATGACGCGCTCCACGCCGGAAGGCGCGCGCGACTATCTGGTGCCCAGCCGCGTGTATCCCGGCGAGTTTTACGCGCTGCCGCAGTCTCCGCAGCTGTTCAAGCAGATCCTGATGATCTCCGGGTTCGATAAATATTTCCAGATCGTGCGCTGCTTCCGCGATGAAGACCTGCGCGCTGACCGCCAGCCGGAGTTCACGCAAATTGACCTGGAAATGTCTTTCCCGCAGATGGACCGCGTGTTTGAGGTGGTGGAAGGTTTTCTGCAGGCGGCGTTCAAGGTGGCCGGATTTGAGATCAAGCCGCCGTTCCCGCGCACGACCTATGACGAAGCCATCCGCAACTACGGCATTGATAAGCCTGATCTGCGCTTGCCCAAACTGACGGACGTGCGGACAGCGTTCGCGCCGGAGCAGCTGCAGACGCTGCAACTCAATCCTGAGCTGCCGGTGGTGGCGATTCGCATTCCCAAGATTGGCGAGCTCTCGCGCAAGGAGCGTGACGATAATCGTCCGCTGTTCGGCGAGCGCAAAGAAGCGCGCTTGCTGGATGACATCAAGCGTCTGGAAAAATCTTTCCCGGAAGCCGTTGCCAAGCTGCGCGAGATGTGCGGCGCGCAAGCCGAAGACTTGTTAGTGCTCGTCGGCGGGCCGCTGACGTCGGAGAAAACAGGTTTGCGTCCGGATTACGGCGTGTTCACCGCCGCCGGAGCGTTTCGCGTGGAACTGGCGCGCAAATACGCTGACCGTCACATGGCTTTCCGCCAGGGCGGATTCCACTTCACCTGGGTCACGGACTTCCCCATGTTCGAGTATGACGAAGCGGAAAAGCGCTGGAACCCGGCGCACCATCCGTTTACGTCGCCGCATGAGCGCGACATGGACAAGCTGGAGTCCGACCCCGGCTCGGTGCGCGCGCTGGCTTATGACATTGTGCTGAATGGCACCGAGCTGGGCTCCGGCTCGATTCGTATCCATCGCCAGGACATTCAGAAACAGATCTTCCACGCACTGGGCATGAGCGACGAAGAAGCCAAATCCCGCTTTGGATTTTTCCTGGAAGCGCTGGAGTACGGCACACCTCCGCACGGCGGCATAGCGCTGGGTCTGGACCGCATCGTGATGATCCTGGCCGGCGCGGAGAGCCTGCGCGAGGTCATCCCCTTCCCCAAGACCGCAAAAGCCGTGGACCTGATGGTGGACGCGCCCACGCCGGTGAGCGAAGCCCAGCTGAAGGAGTTGGGGATCAAGATCCGATAA
- a CDS encoding MerR family DNA-binding transcriptional regulator: MAEKAPERTFRSGELAAMTGISRDALRYYERHGLLPAAQRAQNGYRRYPAQAAARVRMIRAALGIGFTVDELAEIFSQRDRGVAPCKRVHALAKEKARALDARIAELTTLHRALQAAIRSWSRRLKSTAPGRQAGLLEMFVAHHPESALAISPLISPGLKSRLQTRSLEKRKGGKL, encoded by the coding sequence ATGGCGGAGAAAGCTCCGGAACGGACCTTCCGCTCCGGAGAATTGGCGGCCATGACCGGCATCAGTCGCGACGCCCTGCGTTATTACGAGCGCCACGGCCTGTTGCCCGCGGCACAGCGTGCGCAGAACGGTTACCGGCGTTATCCGGCGCAAGCGGCCGCGCGGGTGCGGATGATTCGCGCTGCCTTGGGAATCGGCTTCACCGTGGACGAACTGGCGGAAATCTTCTCCCAGCGCGATCGCGGAGTGGCTCCCTGCAAGCGCGTCCACGCACTGGCGAAAGAAAAGGCGCGCGCGTTGGACGCTCGAATCGCCGAGCTGACAACGTTGCATCGTGCGCTGCAAGCGGCCATTCGAAGCTGGAGCCGGAGATTGAAGTCCACGGCGCCAGGCCGGCAGGCCGGGTTGCTGGAGATGTTTGTCGCTCACCATCCGGAGAGCGCGCTGGCGATTTCGCCGTTGATTTCTCCGGGATTGAAAAGCAGATTGCAAACCCGTAGTTTGGAAAAACGAAAAGGCGGAAAACTATGA
- a CDS encoding SAM-dependent methyltransferase yields the protein MPLSQSVIWRLQRDFYAQRGLKAWTEDMVPSYITNNPFIAEIYAGIVAGFLDDCMQSAQGEPLSAEHPLRIMELGAGTGRFSYLFLRKVTALLRAKNVAPELLRYRMSDCSESLIAEWRANRYLGEFVDSGILEFELLPAGVESQSPSAGGNASPSAKAASGPLVVIANYVFDSLPQDAFIIEEGKISEALVTTTGGSEAGGVQPLGNLQFSFANASVSPERYADKSWNEMLEQYRLRLPAATVLFPCAALALLQQLGQSSDGRMLLLAADKGITHEEDLALCQGPPALEFHASNHCFSQIVNFDAIAKYFACIGGLALVPTKHFTGLSICAFLGRRPGDELPSTRKAYEANLAAFGPDDLFALMTWLNAHLEEVSVSQALSLLRLTRWDTTAFLRLFPVIVRQFRNVTGERTDLRDAVLNTWANHYPVTPAENVLAFNCGVILLELRYFEDALAMFKTSEQFFGRSAATSYNLGLCAMGLGRADQALAFLTAACTQDPAFEPARNLRLKLEQEQAQR from the coding sequence GTGCCTCTGTCGCAGTCGGTGATTTGGCGGCTGCAGCGCGACTTCTACGCCCAGCGTGGTCTCAAAGCCTGGACGGAGGACATGGTCCCCAGCTACATCACCAACAATCCCTTCATCGCTGAAATTTATGCCGGGATTGTCGCAGGCTTTCTTGACGATTGCATGCAATCGGCTCAGGGCGAACCGCTTTCCGCGGAGCATCCGCTGCGGATTATGGAACTCGGCGCGGGGACAGGCAGGTTCTCCTATCTTTTCTTGCGCAAGGTCACCGCCCTGTTGCGCGCAAAGAACGTCGCGCCCGAACTCTTGCGTTACCGTATGAGCGACTGCTCGGAAAGCCTGATCGCGGAGTGGCGCGCCAACCGCTACCTGGGAGAATTCGTTGACTCTGGGATCCTGGAGTTTGAACTGCTCCCTGCCGGAGTAGAAAGCCAATCCCCAAGCGCCGGCGGAAATGCTTCCCCATCAGCCAAGGCAGCCAGCGGACCGCTAGTGGTGATCGCCAACTACGTTTTCGATAGTCTTCCCCAGGACGCTTTCATCATCGAAGAGGGAAAGATCTCTGAAGCGCTGGTGACCACGACCGGTGGGAGCGAGGCCGGTGGCGTCCAGCCGCTTGGCAACCTGCAATTCTCCTTTGCGAATGCCTCTGTATCGCCAGAACGCTACGCTGACAAATCATGGAATGAAATGCTGGAGCAGTATCGCCTCCGTCTGCCTGCCGCCACCGTGCTGTTTCCCTGCGCCGCGCTCGCGCTGTTGCAACAACTCGGCCAATCCAGTGACGGCAGAATGCTGCTGCTGGCGGCCGACAAGGGCATCACGCATGAAGAAGATCTCGCGCTCTGCCAGGGCCCGCCCGCGCTGGAGTTTCACGCCTCCAATCATTGCTTTTCCCAGATCGTCAATTTCGACGCGATCGCAAAATACTTTGCATGCATCGGAGGACTCGCTCTGGTCCCGACGAAGCATTTCACCGGCCTGAGTATCTGTGCCTTCCTCGGGCGACGGCCGGGCGACGAGTTGCCCTCCACCCGAAAAGCTTACGAGGCGAATCTTGCCGCGTTCGGCCCCGATGATCTGTTCGCGTTGATGACCTGGCTGAACGCGCACCTGGAAGAAGTCTCAGTCTCGCAGGCCCTGTCTCTTCTGCGCCTGACGCGCTGGGACACCACGGCCTTCCTTCGTTTGTTTCCGGTGATCGTGCGGCAGTTTCGCAACGTCACGGGCGAGCGCACCGACCTTCGCGACGCCGTCCTGAACACCTGGGCCAACCACTATCCCGTAACTCCCGCCGAAAACGTGCTGGCCTTCAACTGCGGCGTTATTTTGCTGGAACTGCGCTACTTCGAAGATGCGCTGGCCATGTTCAAAACTTCGGAACAGTTCTTTGGACGCTCGGCCGCCACCAGCTACAACCTGGGTCTGTGCGCCATGGGACTGGGCCGCGCGGACCAAGCCCTGGCATTCCTGACCGCCGCCTGCACACAAGACCCCGCGTTCGAGCCCGCCCGAAATTTGCGGCTCAAGTTGGAGCAGGAACAAGCCCAGCGCTGA
- a CDS encoding MFS transporter: protein MATKAAEAPSSSGIAIKSLIVLILVNIVNFYDRHVPGALAEPIRKEFGLTDTQIGWIGTAFTLLYAVVGLPLGRLADKGSRKKLLAAGIVVWGALTGMAAWAASLGMLVVSRLGVAVGEATCAPTATSWIGDLFPPERRAKPLALFMLGVPVGGALSFFFSGPIAQAFGWRRAMVFAALPALLLAPLVLLLHEPQRGAAEHGGPSQSSIFQVLQIPTFWWIVASGVLVNFNLYALGTFLPAFLQRIHHLNVGRAGIATGVLYAVGGLLGGTFGGYWGDRVGRRSPGGRMRIAALAALAAVPLALFGVRQSFGDLYIAVALLTGAYGLLNMYYGLVYASLQDVVAPALRGIAMAIYFLVMYLGGASFGPVITGWLSDYMAHRAAGVAAGVKVAEAFRATGLQQAMLVIPVLALGLALVLWGGSRSMARHSES from the coding sequence ATGGCCACCAAAGCGGCGGAAGCGCCATCCAGCTCGGGCATCGCGATCAAATCTCTGATCGTGCTGATACTGGTCAACATCGTCAATTTCTATGACCGCCACGTTCCCGGCGCGCTCGCCGAGCCCATCCGCAAAGAGTTTGGCCTTACCGACACTCAGATTGGCTGGATTGGTACGGCGTTCACGCTTCTGTACGCCGTGGTGGGCCTGCCGCTGGGCCGCTTGGCCGATAAAGGCAGCCGCAAGAAGCTGCTGGCAGCCGGCATTGTAGTCTGGGGCGCGCTCACTGGCATGGCTGCCTGGGCCGCAAGTCTGGGCATGCTGGTAGTTTCGCGGCTCGGCGTGGCGGTGGGCGAGGCCACTTGCGCGCCCACGGCCACCAGTTGGATCGGCGACCTTTTTCCTCCTGAGCGCCGCGCCAAACCGCTGGCGCTGTTCATGCTCGGTGTTCCCGTCGGCGGCGCCTTGAGTTTTTTCTTCAGCGGACCAATCGCGCAGGCATTCGGATGGCGGCGGGCAATGGTGTTTGCCGCGCTTCCGGCGTTGCTGCTGGCGCCTCTGGTGCTTTTGCTGCACGAACCTCAGCGCGGAGCAGCCGAGCACGGCGGCCCTTCGCAGAGTTCCATTTTCCAGGTGCTGCAGATTCCCACGTTCTGGTGGATCGTCGCGTCCGGCGTGCTGGTCAACTTCAACCTCTACGCGCTGGGGACTTTTCTTCCCGCGTTCCTGCAGCGCATTCATCATCTGAATGTGGGACGCGCCGGCATCGCCACCGGAGTGCTGTACGCAGTCGGCGGCCTGCTGGGTGGGACCTTCGGCGGCTACTGGGGCGACCGCGTGGGGCGCCGCAGCCCCGGAGGCCGCATGCGCATTGCCGCCCTCGCCGCACTGGCGGCTGTCCCCCTGGCCCTGTTTGGCGTGCGCCAGTCCTTCGGCGATCTGTACATCGCAGTCGCGCTGCTCACCGGCGCTTACGGTTTGCTCAACATGTATTACGGACTTGTCTATGCTTCGCTGCAGGATGTTGTCGCGCCCGCGCTGCGCGGAATCGCCATGGCGATTTACTTTCTGGTGATGTATCTGGGCGGCGCTTCCTTCGGTCCGGTCATCACCGGCTGGCTGAGCGACTACATGGCGCATCGGGCCGCCGGCGTCGCCGCTGGAGTCAAAGTTGCGGAAGCCTTCCGCGCCACCGGTTTGCAACAAGCCATGCTCGTCATTCCTGTGCTGGCTTTGGGACTGGCCCTGGTGCTTTGGGGCGGATCGAGGAGCATGGCGCGACACAGCGAGAGTTAG
- a CDS encoding tail fiber protein, with the protein MSNQFVAEIRIFAGNFAPTGWALCNGQLMPISQNTALFSLLGTTYGGDGKSNFALPNLQGTAPMQQGQGPGLSLRDLGEVGGEQNVTLLQTEMPAHAHGVQAAAGTGLADPTNNVWASGAKGFGSVYSPSSPSNVSMTPAATSIAGGNLPHNNMMPYLCLTFIIALQGIFPPRT; encoded by the coding sequence ATGTCAAATCAATTTGTAGCTGAAATCAGGATTTTCGCAGGAAACTTTGCTCCCACCGGCTGGGCTTTGTGCAACGGCCAGCTCATGCCCATCAGCCAGAACACGGCCTTGTTCTCGCTTCTGGGCACCACCTATGGCGGCGACGGCAAGAGCAACTTTGCTCTGCCCAACCTCCAGGGCACGGCACCCATGCAGCAAGGCCAGGGGCCGGGCCTGAGCTTGCGCGACCTGGGTGAGGTCGGCGGCGAACAGAACGTCACTTTGCTGCAAACCGAAATGCCCGCGCACGCGCACGGTGTCCAGGCCGCTGCCGGGACCGGCTTGGCCGATCCCACCAACAACGTCTGGGCCTCGGGAGCAAAAGGCTTCGGCAGCGTCTATTCGCCTTCTTCGCCCAGCAACGTTTCCATGACCCCGGCTGCCACCTCCATCGCCGGCGGCAATCTGCCGCACAACAACATGATGCCGTATCTCTGCCTGACTTTCATCATCGCGCTCCAGGGCATTTTCCCGCCGCGCACTTGA
- a CDS encoding gamma carbonic anhydrase family protein, which translates to MLRPYQGISPRIHETCYIDESAQIIGDVEIGENSSVWMNAVIRGDVFAIRIGKNCSVQDCSVLHGMRYKYGVVMGDYVTVGHSVTLHGCTIGDRCLIGMGCVVLNNAKIGEGSIIAAGTVIPENTVVEPYSLWMGVPGAFKKKIDDEKTQQMIMMYANNYMDYTQIYKKEFPGAKR; encoded by the coding sequence ATGCTTCGTCCATACCAGGGAATCTCGCCGCGCATCCATGAGACTTGTTACATTGACGAGTCAGCACAGATCATCGGCGACGTGGAGATCGGCGAAAACTCCAGCGTGTGGATGAACGCCGTCATCCGCGGAGACGTGTTTGCCATCCGCATCGGAAAGAACTGCAGCGTACAGGATTGCAGCGTGCTGCACGGCATGCGCTACAAATACGGCGTGGTCATGGGCGACTACGTGACCGTGGGCCACTCCGTGACTTTGCACGGCTGCACCATCGGCGACCGGTGCCTCATCGGCATGGGCTGCGTGGTGCTGAACAACGCCAAGATCGGCGAAGGCTCCATCATCGCCGCGGGAACGGTGATTCCGGAAAATACCGTGGTGGAACCGTACTCGCTGTGGATGGGCGTGCCGGGCGCGTTCAAGAAAAAAATTGACGACGAAAAGACCCAGCAGATGATCATGATGTACGCGAACAATTACATGGATTACACACAAATCTACAAGAAAGAATTTCCCGGCGCCAAACGCTGA
- a CDS encoding VanZ family protein: MNLPTTGLSNPAELPLPSISRPQAAPRRSPLVAWLPTLLWLCVLASFSTDSFSAEHTGSILLKIIHAVYGPISHHRFAQIHFLVRKAAHFVSYGMLSALAFYAWRATLPAVARWTRRWCALALTLTLLAASLDEFHQGFVRSRTGSWHDVVLDMAGAVFFQIVIVLFAKRREKA; this comes from the coding sequence GTGAATCTCCCAACTACCGGATTGAGTAATCCGGCGGAATTGCCGTTGCCTTCCATTTCCAGGCCGCAGGCAGCCCCGCGGCGGTCACCTCTGGTGGCGTGGCTGCCGACTCTGCTGTGGTTGTGCGTGCTGGCCAGTTTCTCCACCGACAGTTTTTCCGCGGAGCACACGGGAAGCATCCTGCTGAAGATCATCCACGCGGTGTACGGACCCATCTCCCACCACCGCTTTGCGCAAATCCATTTTCTGGTGCGCAAGGCGGCGCATTTCGTCAGCTATGGGATGTTAAGCGCGCTTGCCTTCTATGCATGGCGCGCCACGCTTCCCGCCGTCGCCCGCTGGACGCGGCGCTGGTGCGCCTTGGCGCTCACGCTGACCTTGCTCGCGGCCAGCCTTGACGAATTCCACCAGGGCTTTGTCCGCTCGCGCACCGGCAGCTGGCATGACGTGGTCCTGGACATGGCGGGGGCCGTGTTCTTTCAGATCGTCATTGTGCTGTTCGCAAAACGCCGTGAAAAGGCCTAG